The proteins below come from a single Stomoxys calcitrans chromosome 1, idStoCalc2.1, whole genome shotgun sequence genomic window:
- the LOC131996888 gene encoding uncharacterized protein LOC131996888: MLSQFSKDPRKQHYNAALQVIRYLSTTRNAAIIYKKNSAPLMGFCDANWAQDINDRKSQTGFCFLLAGGAVTWESKKQKVVAHSSAEAEYIALTESAKEASYLSYILEELGLFNGKPIKIHTDSQSAQKMAEFGSHHSRTKHIHYKYHYIKDTIQNGVVELRYLPTQDMLADVLTKPVPKPKHIYCSNNMGIKLNC; this comes from the coding sequence ATGTTATCGCAATTTTCAAAAGACCCCCGGAAACAACATTATAATGCTGCTTTGCAAGTAATAAGGTACTTGAGTACAACAAGGAATGCagcaataatatataaaaagaatTCGGCACCTCTCATGGGATTCTGTGACGCCAattgggctcaagatatcaatgaTAGGAAATCTCAAACTGGGTTCTGTTTTCTCCTAGCAGGTGGAGCGGTCACCTGGGaatccaaaaaacaaaaggtGGTTGCACATTCTAGTGCTGAAGCGGAATATATAGCTTTGACTGAATCAGCTAAAGAAGCCTCATATTTAAGTTACATACTTGAAGAACTTGGATTATTCAATGGCAAACCAATAAAAATACATACTGATTCTCAAAGTGCGCAAAAGATGGCAGAGTTCGGTTCTCATCATTCTCGAACAAAACATATCCACTACAAGTATCATTATATTAAGGACACAATACAAAATGGAGTTGTTGAGCTGCGGTACTTGCCTACACAAGATATGTTGGCGGATGTTCTAACAAAACCAGTACCGAAACCAAAACATATTTATTGTTCTAATAATATGGGCATTAAACTTAATTGTTAA